AAGTGCAGACGGCGCCTTCGGGCGGCAAGCTTACGCGCCATCCCGCAAGCGGGGCGCTGAAAGGCATGGTCACGATCGAGCCGGGATACGACATCGCGAGCTCCGATCCGGAAGACGTCGCGGAATGGGAAGCCGCCGCCGATCGCACGGCCGATCTGGTGGACGCCGGAATGAAGCGTCGGCCGTGACGAGCCCGTTCCTGCTCGATACCTGCGCCTGCATTTGGCTGTTGGAGGGCGCGCTGCCGGCGCCCTCCGATCAGCTATTGGCCGACGCCTATCTTGCCGGGATCGCGACCTTCGTCTCTCCGATTACGGCGTTGGAAGTCGGAACATTGGCGCGCAAGGGCCGCTTCAAGTCGAAGCTCACGCCGCAGCGCTGGTTCGAGACTCTTCTGCGGCAGCCGGGGATGGCCCAGGCTCAGATGACGGCGGAGTTGTTGATCCAATCCACGGAACTGCCCGACTGCGATCACAAGGACCCTTACGACCGCATCATTGCCGCCACCGCGCGCGAATATGGCTACACCGTGATGACCCGCGACCGCGCGCTACTCGATTACGGCCGGCAGGGCTATCTCGCGGTGCTCGAATGCTGATGCGTCACTTCGTGCCAAGCCTGTGAATTTCCGGCATTTTCTGCGTCATCGTGCCGCAAGACCCACCAAATCCGTCTCTCTATTTTACCCCCGCGAAGCGGCGCGCGCTTGAGAGTCCCGGGGGTGGTGCGCACGCGGTTTTCCCGCCGCCCGGAGCGTCACGAACGAATATAAAGGTGAAGCCTTGGCCACCACGACGACCGCCGAACCGACGCGGCGCGACTTCCTCTACATCGCCACGGGCTCCGTCGCCGCCGTGGGCGCCGCCGCGGCTCTATGGCCGCTGATCGACCAGATGAACCCGAGCTCCGCCGTGCTGGCGCTCGCCTCCATCGAGATCGACCTGACGCCGATCCAGGTCGGCCAGTCGGTCACGTTCAAATTCCGCGGCCACCCGCTCTTCGTGCGCCGCCGCAGCCCGGCCGAGATCGCGACCGCCAAGGCGGTGCCGGTGTCGGAGCTGATCGACCCCATCGCCCGCAACCTCAACCTGCCCGACGACGCCCCGGCGACCGACGCCAACCGCGAGACCCATCCCGAATGGCTGGTGGTCTCGGGCGTCTGCACCCATCTGGGCTGCACGCCGACCGCCTATGAGGGCGATTTCGGCGGCTGGCTTTGCCATTGCCACGGTTCGCAGTACGACGTCGCCGGACGGGTGCGCAAAGGCCCGGCGCCGCAGAACCTCGAAATCCCCGTCTATTCCTTCCTCTCGCCCACCCGCGTCAAAGTCGGTTGAGGAGCATCCAGATGTCCGGTCCGTCGACCTATGTGCCCGAAACGGGCTTCACCCGCTGGCTCGACCAGAGGCTGCCGATCCTTCGGTTCAGCCACGACACGATGCTGACCTTCCCGACGCCCAGGAACCTGAACTTCTGGTACGCCTTCGGCGCCATCCTGACCTTCTGCCTCGGCGTGCAGATCGTCACCGGCATCGTGCTGGCGATGCATTTCGATCCATCCGCCACGGTCGGCGCGGTGCCCGGATCGAGCGCCGCTTTCGACAGCGTCGAGAGCATCATGCGCGACGTGAACTACGGCTGGCTGCTGCGCTATGTGCACGCCAACGGCGCCTCGATGTTCTTCCTCGCGGTCTATGTTCACATGTTCCGCGGCCTCTATTACGGCTCCTACAAGGCGCCGCGCGAGATTCTCTGGATCCTCGGCGTCATCATCTACCTGCTGATGGTGATGACCGCGTTCATGGGCTACGTGCTGCCCTGGGGCCAGATGTCGTTCTGGGCCGCGACCGTCATCACCAATCTGTTCTCCTCGCTGGATCAGGTCACCGGCGGGCTGAAGGTCGGCAGCCACATCGCCACCTGGCTGTGGGGCGATTTCGCGGTCGGCGGCCCGACGCTGAACCGCTTCTTCTCGCTGCACTACCTCCTGCCGTTCATCATCGCGGCGGTGGTCGGCCTGCACATCTGGGCACTGCACGTGCCAGGCAACAACAACCCGCTCGGCATCGACGTGAAGGGGCCGCAGGACACCGTGCCATTCCATCCCTATTACACCGCGAAGGACGCCTTCTATGTCGGGCTGTTCGCCATCCTGTTCGCCGTCTTGGTGTTCTTCGCGCCCGACTTCGTCGGCAATCCGGACAATTACATCCCAGCCAATCCGCTGGTGACGCCGGCCGACATCGTGCCCGAATGGTACCTGTTGCCGTTCTACGCGATGCTGCGCTCGATCCCGCAGAAGCTGATCGGCGTGTTGGTGCTGGGCGGCGCCATCGTGACGCTCGCCTTCATCCCCTGGCTCGATACGTCGAAGGTGCGCTCCAACCGCTTCCGGCCTTTGATGAAGCAGTTCTTCTGGCTGTTCGTGCTGGACTGCCTCGTGCTCGGCTATTGCGGCTCGCAGGGCGTCGATGCCGCGGTCGTCGGCATTCCGCTGGTGTGGGTCGCGCGCCTCGGCACCGCCTATTACTACGGCTTCTTCTGGGTGCTCATGCCGTTGATCGGCCTGATCGAGACGCCCAGGCCGCTTCCCGATTCCATCGCCAAATCCGTGCTGGGCGCCGCCCACGCACCCGCCGAGTGAGGACTTCCATGCGCTTCGCACTCGTAGCCGGCCTCCTGCTCGGCCTTTCCGCCGCTCCCGCGCTTGGCGCGGACGGCGACCAGGCGCCGCTCAAGTCGCCGCCCCAGGGCTGGTCGTTCGAAGGCCCGTTCGGCAAGTTCAACGAGGCCGACCTGCAGCACGGCTTCCAAGTCTACAAGGAAGTCTGTTCGGCCTGTCACAGCCTGAACCGCGTCGCCTTCCATACCCTCTCGGAATCCGGCGGCCCCGGCTTTTCCGACGTCCAGATGAAGGCGATCGCCGGCGCCTACAAGGTGCTCGCCGGCCCCAACGACAAGGGCGACACGGTCGACGACAAGGGCAATCCGCTCACCCGCGCCGGCACGCCGGCCGACACCTTCCCGCCGCCCTTCCCGAACGAGGAAGCGGCCCGCGCCGCCAATGGCGGGGCGCTGCCGCCCGACCTCTCGCTGATCGAGAAGGCGCGCGCCGGCGGCCCGAACTATGTCTATTCGCTGATGACCGGCTTCCACGAGACGCCGCCCAAGGGCTTCACCGTCACGGCGAACAAGTACTACAACCCCTACTTCATCGGCTGGAACATCTCGATGCCGCCGCCGCTGGCCGACGGCCAGGTGACCTTCGCCGACGGTGCGCCGAACAGAATCGCCGACGAGGCCTATGCCGTGGCCAATTTCCTGGCCTGGACCAGCGAGCCGCATCTGGACGACCGCCACCGCATCGGCGTCGGCGTGATGCTGTTCCTGATCGTGCTCTCGGGTCTGCTCTATCTGTCCTACCGCAAGGTCTGGAAGGACGAGGCGCACTAGACGCAACCCAGCTGTCATGGCCCGCGCATGCGGGCCACCCAGTTGACGCCGGAGTGAACGCTGAAAGTTCGCTCCGGCGTCCTCATTTTTGACGATGACCTTGTGATCACCTGGGCGGCCCGCATTCGCGGGCCGTGACACCGCAGGAAGGCATGCTAAAAGCAACCCCATGACCACCACCGTCCTCGGCGTCATCGGCGGCAGCGGCGTCTATGACATTCCCGGCCTCGAAAATCCGCGCTGGAAGAAGATCGCCTCGCCCTGGGGCGCGCCGTCGGACGCGCTCCTGTTCGGCACCTACAAGGGCACCGATCTCGTCTTCCTGCCACGCCACGGCCGCGGCCATATCCAGACGCCGTCGACGATCAACTATCGCGCCAATATCGACGTGCTCAAGCGCGCCGGCGTCACCGACCTGATCTCGGTTTCCGCCTGCGGTTCGCTGAAGGAAGAACTGCCGCCCGGCACTTTCGTGATCGCCGACCAGTTCATCGACCGCACCTTCGCGCGCGAGAAAAGCTTCTTCGGCCCCGGCCTGGTGGCGCATGTCTCCATGGCCCATCCGGTCGACGGCCATATCGCCAACGCGCTCGACATCGCCTGCGCGGAAGAGGGCATCGCCTATGCCCGCGGCGGCACCTATATCTGCATCGAGGGTCCGCAATTCTCCTCGCTGGCCGAGAGCAATCTCTACCGTTCCTGGGGCTGCAGCGTGATCGGCATGACCGCGATGCCCGAGGCCAAGCTCGCCCGCGAGGCGGAGCTGCCCTACGCCATCGTCGCCATGGTGACGGATTACGATTGCTGGCACCCCGACCACGACCATGTGACGGTCGATGCCGTGGTGAAGATCATGCACGCCAATGCCGAGCATGCGCGCAAGCTGATCATGAACGTGGCCGGCAAGCTCGGCCCGATCCACACGCCGTCGCCGGTGATCGAATCGGTGCTCGACACCGCGATCATGACCGCCCCCGCCCAGCGCGATACGCGCCTGATCCGCAAGCTCGACGCGGTGGCGGGGCGCATACTGCCGAAACGCGCGTCACGGCCGAAAGCGAAGCCCAGGGCGAAAAAGCGCCGCTGAATCGCGATCCGGCGTTTTTCTTTGGATCGCGCGCCAAAATCCTCTAAGGGATTGCGGTAAGCCTCAAAGGCCCGCCCCCGCCATGAACTTCAAGGACACCATCCGGACCATTCCGGATTACCCCAAGCCCGGCATCATGTTCCGGGACGTGACCACCCTGTTCGGCAATCCGCGCGCCTTCCGCCGCGCGGTCGACGAGCTGGTGCAGCCCTATGCCGGCATGAGCATCGACAAGGTCGCGGGCATCGAGGCGCGGGGCTTCATCCTGGGCGGCGCGGTGGCGCATCAGCTTTCCACCGGCTTCGTGCCGGTGCGCAAGAAGGGCAAGCTGCCCTTCACCGTCCTGGGCGAGGACTACGACCTCGAATACGGCACCGACCGGGTGGAGATCCACACCGACGCGGTCAAGCCGGGCGACAACGTCATCGTGGTCGACGATTTGATCGCCACCGGCGGCACCTGCGTGGCGGCGATAAGGCTTCTGGAGCGCGCCGGCGCGAACGTGATCGGCTGTTCCTTCGTGATCGACCTGCCCGACCTCGGCGGCGCCGACAAGATCCGCAAGCTCGGCAAGCAGGTGACGACGCTGGTGGCGTATGAGGGGCATTGATTTTCCTCTCCCGCTCGCGGGAGAGGACGCGAAAACTTGCACTTGGCGGAGCGCAGCGCAGCCAAGTGCTTAGTTTTCGCTGGTGAGGGGCGAAGCTTGGCGCCGCTGCCCCTCACCCGGCTCGCTCCGCTCGCCGACCTCTCCCGCGAGCGGGAGAGGTTATCGCGCCTCGCCTTCGAGGGATGATCATGAAGCTCTACACCAACCCCGCCTCGCCTTTCGCGCGCAAATGCCGCGTCGTCGCGCACGAATTGAATCTCAAATTGGAGGAGATCGTCGTCGCCAACGCCCGCGACGACGAAAGCATCCGCCGCATCAACCCGCTGAAGAAGATTCCGATCCTGATCCTTGACGACGGCTCGGCGCTGTTCGATTCGGCGGTGATCTGCGAATACCTGAACAATATCGGCGGCGGGAAGCTTTTTCCCGGCATGACGATCTGGCGCAGCGTCTCGGGCCGCTGGCGGGCGCTCGGGCTGCAGGCGCTGGCCGACGGCATCATGGATGCCGCGGTCGGCTGCCGCTACGAGCGGCTTGTGCCGGAGGAACGCC
Above is a window of Rhizomicrobium sp. DNA encoding:
- a CDS encoding type II toxin-antitoxin system VapC family toxin; translated protein: MTSPFLLDTCACIWLLEGALPAPSDQLLADAYLAGIATFVSPITALEVGTLARKGRFKSKLTPQRWFETLLRQPGMAQAQMTAELLIQSTELPDCDHKDPYDRIIAATAREYGYTVMTRDRALLDYGRQGYLAVLEC
- the petA gene encoding ubiquinol-cytochrome c reductase iron-sulfur subunit, whose product is MATTTTAEPTRRDFLYIATGSVAAVGAAAALWPLIDQMNPSSAVLALASIEIDLTPIQVGQSVTFKFRGHPLFVRRRSPAEIATAKAVPVSELIDPIARNLNLPDDAPATDANRETHPEWLVVSGVCTHLGCTPTAYEGDFGGWLCHCHGSQYDVAGRVRKGPAPQNLEIPVYSFLSPTRVKVG
- a CDS encoding cytochrome b N-terminal domain-containing protein; translated protein: MSGPSTYVPETGFTRWLDQRLPILRFSHDTMLTFPTPRNLNFWYAFGAILTFCLGVQIVTGIVLAMHFDPSATVGAVPGSSAAFDSVESIMRDVNYGWLLRYVHANGASMFFLAVYVHMFRGLYYGSYKAPREILWILGVIIYLLMVMTAFMGYVLPWGQMSFWAATVITNLFSSLDQVTGGLKVGSHIATWLWGDFAVGGPTLNRFFSLHYLLPFIIAAVVGLHIWALHVPGNNNPLGIDVKGPQDTVPFHPYYTAKDAFYVGLFAILFAVLVFFAPDFVGNPDNYIPANPLVTPADIVPEWYLLPFYAMLRSIPQKLIGVLVLGGAIVTLAFIPWLDTSKVRSNRFRPLMKQFFWLFVLDCLVLGYCGSQGVDAAVVGIPLVWVARLGTAYYYGFFWVLMPLIGLIETPRPLPDSIAKSVLGAAHAPAE
- a CDS encoding cytochrome c1, with protein sequence MRFALVAGLLLGLSAAPALGADGDQAPLKSPPQGWSFEGPFGKFNEADLQHGFQVYKEVCSACHSLNRVAFHTLSESGGPGFSDVQMKAIAGAYKVLAGPNDKGDTVDDKGNPLTRAGTPADTFPPPFPNEEAARAANGGALPPDLSLIEKARAGGPNYVYSLMTGFHETPPKGFTVTANKYYNPYFIGWNISMPPPLADGQVTFADGAPNRIADEAYAVANFLAWTSEPHLDDRHRIGVGVMLFLIVLSGLLYLSYRKVWKDEAH
- a CDS encoding S-methyl-5'-thioadenosine phosphorylase, giving the protein MTTTVLGVIGGSGVYDIPGLENPRWKKIASPWGAPSDALLFGTYKGTDLVFLPRHGRGHIQTPSTINYRANIDVLKRAGVTDLISVSACGSLKEELPPGTFVIADQFIDRTFAREKSFFGPGLVAHVSMAHPVDGHIANALDIACAEEGIAYARGGTYICIEGPQFSSLAESNLYRSWGCSVIGMTAMPEAKLAREAELPYAIVAMVTDYDCWHPDHDHVTVDAVVKIMHANAEHARKLIMNVAGKLGPIHTPSPVIESVLDTAIMTAPAQRDTRLIRKLDAVAGRILPKRASRPKAKPRAKKRR
- a CDS encoding adenine phosphoribosyltransferase translates to MNFKDTIRTIPDYPKPGIMFRDVTTLFGNPRAFRRAVDELVQPYAGMSIDKVAGIEARGFILGGAVAHQLSTGFVPVRKKGKLPFTVLGEDYDLEYGTDRVEIHTDAVKPGDNVIVVDDLIATGGTCVAAIRLLERAGANVIGCSFVIDLPDLGGADKIRKLGKQVTTLVAYEGH
- a CDS encoding glutathione S-transferase, coding for MKLYTNPASPFARKCRVVAHELNLKLEEIVVANARDDESIRRINPLKKIPILILDDGSALFDSAVICEYLNNIGGGKLFPGMTIWRSVSGRWRALGLQALADGIMDAAVGCRYERLVPEERPNQDHIARHMTTVTAGLDALERMKFPETPTIGEVATGCALGYLDFRYADLAWREGRPKLAAWFEGFSKFASMQATAPH